A region from the Candidatus Bathyarchaeota archaeon genome encodes:
- a CDS encoding winged helix-turn-helix domain-containing protein, with translation MQLDRRRSSIEIIADMLRLGEAGKTEIMYSVNMSYFQLQKYLDFMLERGLVDKVKLGNPSVTYRVTKKGIGVLRSIDSLLDCLGLRGEEEMDNSKPRELL, from the coding sequence ATGCAGTTAGACCGCCGCAGGTCCAGCATAGAGATAATAGCTGACATGCTCAGGCTCGGTGAAGCCGGCAAGACTGAGATAATGTACAGCGTCAATATGAGCTATTTTCAGCTCCAGAAATATCTTGATTTCATGCTGGAACGTGGCCTTGTCGATAAAGTAAAGTTGGGTAACCCCTCCGTAACCTATAGGGTGACCAAAAAGGGAATCGGCGTGTTGAGAAGTATAGATTCCCTGCTGGATTGCCTGGGGTTGAGGGGGGAAGAAGAAATGGATAACAGTAAACCCAGGGAACTGCTATAG